ACCGCGCCGCCCACAGGCGGCCCTGGAACTTCTGCACCACCTCCGTGGGGCGGTCCACGTCCTCGAAGGCCGCCACGGGCGTCAGGAAGTCGCGCGGGTTCGCCAGGCCGTTGGCGCCAATGGGCCCCAAATCCGGCAGGCGGAAATGCGCGCCGTGGTTCTCACAGACGTAGCCGGCGGCCTGCCCTTCGGGCAGCTCCACCCGGAAGCGCACGCCCCGGGGCACCACGCCAATCTCCCCCGGCGCCAGCTCCAGCAGCCCCAGCTCGGTGACGAGCCGCAGCCGCCCCGCCTGCGGTACGAGAAGCAGCTCACCATCCGCGTCGAAGAACACGCGGTCCACCATGGAGCGGTTGGCACCATACAGGTGGATGCTGATGCCCGCGCCCGTCCCCGCGTCTCCGTTGCCCGCGTAGGTGACGAGCCCGTCCACGAAGTCGGTGGGCGTGGACGGCGCCGGCCGCGGATCCCACCGCAGCCGGTTGGGAGACACCGGCACCTCGTCGAAGGGGCCGCTGCGCAGCGGGCCCTGCGGCAGGGGCTGGAACGCCGAGTGCGCGGCGCTGGGCCGCAGGCGGTACAGCCACGAGCGCAGGTTCTCCCGGCGCGGCGCGGTGAAGGCCGAGCCCGAGAGCTGCTCGGCATAGAGGCCGTACGGCGTCCGCTGGGGCGAGTTCTGCCCCTGAGGCAGTGCGCCAGGCACCGCCTCGGTGGCGAACTCATTGCCGAAGCCGGACAGATAGGCGCCGGGAGCCGTCTTGAGGGCGCTCTCCGGCGACACCTCGGAGTGAGACTGAGTGGTCACCGGAATCTCCTGGGAAGCGCGACGCGCGGACTAGCTGGCCGGGTCGACCTGGATGACGCCGCGGCGAATCTGGTCCAGCTCGATGGACTCGAAGAGCGCCTGGAAGTTGCCGTTGCCGAAGCCCTCGTTGCCCTTGCGCTGGATGATTTCGAAGAAGATGGGCCCGAAGAGGTTCTCGGTGAAGATCTGGAGCAGCAGCCCTTCGTCCTCGCTGCCGTCGATGAGGATGCGATTCTTCCGCATCCGCGTCAGGTCCTCGCCGTGGTTGGGCACGCGCTTGTCCACCAGGTCGTAATAGGTGTCGAGCGTGTCCTGCAGGGCCACGCCGCGCGCGCGCAGCTTCTCCACGGTGCCGTAGATGTCCGGCGTGGTGAGCGCCAGGTGCTGGATGCCCTCGCCCTTGTACTGGCGGATGAACTCTTCAATCTGCGACTTGTCGTCCTGGCTCTCGTTGAGCGGGATCCGGATGGCCTGGTCCGGGGCGATCATCGCCTGGCTGAACAGGCCCGTGGCCTGGCCCTTGATGTCGAAGTACTTCTGCTCGGAGAAGCCGAAGATGCGGCTGTAGAAGGACGACCAGGTGCGCATCTGGCCGCGGCGCACGTTGTGCGTCAGGTGGTCCAGCGTCTCCAGGCCCACGCTGTTCTTCGCCTCGGCCTCCTCGGCGCCCGGCAGCTCCTGCCAGGTGTCATAGAGCGAGCCCTTCGCGCCGTGCCGGTCCACGAGATACAGCAGGCTGCCGCCGATGCCCTCCAGGACATAGGAGCCTTCGCCCAGCGAGCCGCGCTCCGGGTCAGCGGCCTTCGCGCCGCGCTCCAGCGCCATCTCGTACGCCGCGCGCGCGTTGGCCACGCGGAAGGCCATTCCGCTGGCGGACGCGCCGTGCGCCGCGCGGAACTCGGCGGCCTGCCCCTCCGTCTCGCGGTTGATGAGCAGGTTGATGCCGCCCTGCTTGTAGCGAATCAGCTCCTTGGTCGGGTGCTTGGAGTACGCGGTGAACCCCAGCCGCTCGAAGAGGCGCACCATCACCTCGGGCTCGGGGCTCGTGAACTCCACGAACTCGAAACCGTTCAGCCCCAGCGGGTTCTCTGCCGTATCCACCATGACGCCACCTCCAAGTACGCTGAGCACGGGAAACCGCTCCCCGCGCGGTGCACGAGACGCCCCTAACGAGGAGCCCCTTCCACCGCCCAAAGTAGGAATGGTCTCCTTGCGGAAAAAGTACAAAGACCTGCCAGAGACTGTCAGATGGATGCACAGCGCCTCGCGTCGTGAATCACGCTTCAAGTCTCCCTCCGCGCCCCGCTGTCCCAGGCGGCGCGTGGGTGTTCAGGAGCGGACGCTGGCGCCGGTGCGAGCGCCCGGTCCCCTGCCTGGCTTCGACTCAGCCGTTCTCGTGCGCCCGGAAGGAGGCAGGCTCTATCGTGCATAGGTAGAAAGCGCTGCCTGCCTTCGAACCCGACCATCCGCGTGAAACATCTCACTTCCCAGACTGAACCCTCCGCTCCCGGTGGCGAACTCGGCGCGCTCCTGCGAACGCATGACTGGAGCCAGACGAGACTCGGCCCCTATGCGTCATGGTCTCGGCCGCTGAAGTCCTTCGTCACCATGATTCTGGAGATGCCGGCCCCGGCCATCATCTTCTGGGGTCACGAGCTCATCCAGCTCTACAACGATGGCTACGCCGTCATCATGGGCCCCCGGCATCCCCGCTACCTGGGCGCCACCTACCGGGAATGCTGGCCCGACACCTATCCGGTCATCCACCCGTGGATGCGCAAGGTGCTGGAGACGGGTGAAATCAAGCAGGTGGAGAAGACCTTCTTCCTGCTCACCCGCTACGGGTTCAACGAGGAGGCCTACTTCACCTTCGACTTCAGCCCGCTGCGAGATGACGAAGGCAACATCGCGGGCATCCTCCAGGTGGTCTTCGAGGTCACCGACGTGGTGCTCGGCGAGCGCCGTCTGGCGACGCTCCGCGCGCTGGCCCCGCGCGTGGACGCCGTCGAAAGCCCCACCACGGACGCCATCCGCGCGCTGGCCGACAACGTGAAGGACATCCCCTTTTCCCTCATCTACCACTGCGACCGGACCACGCAGCGACTGGAGCTCACGGGCACCTCGGGGCTCGACGGGATGTCTCGGGAGGGCGCCCCGTTGGACCTGGAGCGCATCACCGAGGCCGCCCGGCAGGCCATGGACTCCGACGCCCCGGTGATGCTCGAGCCGGTGCAGACGCTGCTCGGCACCCGCCACTTCGGCTTCTGGCCGGAGCCCACGGAGACCGCGCTGGCCCTGCCCTTGCGGCGCTCCAGCACGGACACGCTGCGCGGCGTGGTCGTCCTGGGCATCAGCCCGCGCCTGCGCTTCGACGCCACCTACCGCCAGTTCTTCGAGGACCTGGCGCGCGAGCTGGCCACCCATTTGACCGTGGAGCAGGAGAAGCGCGCGGAGCGAGAGGCCTTCCGTGGCGCGCAGGAGGCCCGGAGCCAGGCCGAGGCGGAGGTCGCGCGCCGCGCCCAGGCGGAGGCCGCGCTCCGGAGCAGCGAGGAGCGGCTCCGCATGGCGCTGGCCGCCGGGCAGTTGGGCGTCGTGGAGCTCCAATACGCCAGCGGCGTGTTGACGTGGGATGAGCGCGCGCTCCAGCACGTCGGCCTGCCCGCCGGGCAGGCGCCCACGCTTCAGGAAGCCACGGCCCGCATCCACCGCGACGATGTGGAGCGCGCGCGCCGCATCATCGAACGGGCGCTGCATCCGGGCGCGGGCGCGACGCGGCTGGAGTGCCGCGTCCAGGGCTGGGATGGCGTGGAGCGGTCGCTGCTCGCCATGGTGAAGACGCACTTCGACGCGCAGGGGCAGCCCGACCGCGTCGTGGGCGCGCTTCAGGATGTCACGGAGCAACGCAGCGCGGAGCTGGAGCGAGAGCGGCTGGCCACCATCGTCGAGCAGTCCACGGACTTCATCGGCGTGGGCAACGAACAGGGCCAGGCCTTGTGGGTGAACGAAGCGGGCCGGCGGCTGCTGGGCATGGGGCGCAACGAGGACGCCACCCAGTACATGCTGGCCGACTTCTTCCTGCCCGAGGACCGCGCGTACGTCGCCGAGCACATCGCGCCGCAGCTCCTCAATGGCGGCCGGTGGGAGGGCGAGTTCCGCTTCCGTCACTTCCCGACGGGCGCGCCCATTCCGGCGCACTACAACACCTTCGCCCTCACCGACCCCACCACGCGGCGCCAGATTGGCATCGCCACCGTGAGCCGCGACATCCGCGAACAGAAGCGGCTGGAGGCGGAGCGCGAGGCGCTGCTCACCCGGGAGCGCGCGGCCCGTGAGGAGGCGGAGGAGGCCAACCGGCTCAAGGACGAGTTCCTGGCCACCGTCTCACACGAGCTGCGCACCCCGCTCACGGCGGTGCTCGGCTGGGTGCAGATGCTGCGCACGGGGACGCTGCCCCAGGAGAAGCGGGAGCGCGCGCTCGCCACCGTGGAGCGCAACGCCCGCGCCCAGGGTCAGCTCATCGAGGACCTGCTCGACGTCAGCCGCATCATGACGGGCAAGCTGAAGCTGGAGGTGACGTCCGTCGACGTCAGCCAGGTCGTCGAGGCGGCGCTCGAGTCGATGAAGCCCGCCGCCGAGGCGAAGGGCATCCGCATCCAGGCCGCGCTCGACTCGGGCGGCAGCATCATGGGCGACACGAGCCGGCTCCAGCAGGTGGTGTGGAACCTGCTGTCCAACGCCGTGAAGTTCACCCCCAAGGGGGGCCGGGTGCAGGTGCTGGTGGAGCGGCGCAACTCGTCGGTGGAAATCACCGTCGCGGACACCGGCCAGGGCATCTCCGCGCACTTCCTGCCCCACGTCTTCGAGCGCTTTCGTCAGGCCGACGGCAGCACCACGCGCAAGACGGGCGGATTGGGGCTGGGCCTGTCCATCGTCCGGCACCTGGTGGAGCTGCACGGCGGCACCGTGTCCGTCGCCAGCGAGGGCGAGGGCCATGGCGCCACCTTCGTGGTCAGCCTGCCCCAGGCCGTGGCCCTGCGAAGAGAGCTCCTGGTGCCGCCCACCCTGCGCGCGCCGTTGATGGAGCAGGACATCCCCTGTCCGCCGCAGCTCGTGGGGCTCCGGCTGCTGGTGGTGGACGACGAGGAGGACACGCGCGAGCTGCTGCGCAGCATCATCGAGACCTGCGGCGGCCTGGTCACCACGGCCGGCTCCGCGGAGGAGGCGCTGGCCGTGATGCAGCGCCTGTCCTTCGACGTGCTCGTCTCCGACGTCGGCATGCCCCTGGAGGATGGGTACCGCTTCATCGCTCGCGTGCGGGCCCTGCCCGCGGAGCAAGGTGGAAGCCTGCCCGCCGTGGCCCTCACCGCGTACACGCGCATGGAGGACCGGACCCGGGCCTTGCTCGCGGGGTTCACCACCCACGTGCCCAAGCCCATTGAACCCGTGGAGCTGATGGCCGTCATCGCGTCCATGGCCAACCGGAGGCCTCCTCCCAAGCCCTGAGATGCCCTACCCTCCAGGGTGGATTCCAGCAGGGGGCGGCGGTGTCCCGCGCCGCCCCGGAAATGTCAGACCCTTCCGGTAGTCTTCCTTCATTCCCGAAGCCGCAAAGGAAGGCTGGAACATGACCGTCACCCGTGAGAGTCCGCGCGTTTCCGTCAACAAGCTGGGCCAGTACCTCACCGCGACGCCGTCCCTGCGCAAGCGCATCATCCAGGGCCAGAAGCACCCGGTGGACCCGCAGTACCTGCGCTACCCCGCCGCCGCGCAGGCCATCGTCGAGTTCCTGTGCGAGGGCCGGGACGAGGTCATCCTCCGCTACCACCAGCGGCGGCTGCTCAACGCCCGCCCCGAATCCGACTACGACGCGCACCGACTGGCCCTGTGCGCCGAGGCGCTCCAGCGCTGCCTGGCGGCCTCGGAGGGGTTGATCGCGCGCGCCGTGGCCAGCCCGGTGGAGGCGGACCTGCCGCCCCTGGCACTGGGGGGCGTGGACGTCAGCGTGCGTCCCGAGGTGCTCCTGCGCAGCGTGGATGCCCAGGGGATGATGCGCTCGGGCCTGCTCAAGCTGTACTTCTCCAAGCACACGCCGCTGGATGAACGCTCCGGGCAGTACATCGCCACGGTGCTCCAGCGGTACGCGGAGGAGCGGCTGGAGCAGCGCGGCCCCGTGGACCCGCGGCTGGTGGGCGTGTTCGACGTCTTCGCCGGCCGGCTCTTCCAGGCCCCCCGTGCCCAGCAGCGCCGGATGAACGACGTGGTGCTGGCGTGCGAGGAAATCGCCGCCCGTTGGGCCGTCCACTGACGGGCCGCCGGGCGGGCGCGCTGTCCGTTTCCGGGACGCGGCTTCCCGCATCCGAGCAGTCCTCCGGGCGCTCCAGGCGAGACAGGTCGCCCTTCCCCTGGGGTTGCGCCGGCGTGGCGGGTTGGCATGTCCTTCGCTGAAGGCCACCGCCATGGATTCCCTTCGCCAGGACCTCCGGTACGCGATTCGCACCCTGTCACGAACCCCCGGCTTCACCTTGGCCGCGGGGCTCACGCTGGCGCTCGTCATCGGGGCGAACACGGTCCTCTTCAGCGCCATCCACGCCATGGTGCTGCGGCCCCTGCCCTTCCCGGCCGCGGAGACGCTGGTGCGCATCTGGTGTGAGCAGGAGTCGGTGAGCCACGCGTCGGTGGCGCCGCCGGAGCTGCTCGGGTGGCGGGAGCACGCGCAGGGATTCAGCCAGCTCGCGGGTTTCGGGCGCACCAACCTCAACCGCACGGGCACGGAGGCGCCCGAGCGGGTGCGGGCCAACCGGGTGACGACGAACTTCTTCTCCGTGCTGGGCGTCCGCCCCGCGCAGGGCCGCGACTTCCGCGAGGAGGACGCGCCCTCGGGCGGCGACGTCTCCGTGGTGCTGGTGGGCCACGGCTACTGGCAGCGGGCGCTCGGGGGCGCGCCGGACGTGGTGGGGCGGACGCTGGTGCTGAATGACCGCAGCCACACGGTGGTGGGCGTGCTGCCCGAGGACTTCTCCTTCCCGGAGACGGCCGAGGACACGGACGTATGGATTCCCGAGTGGCTGGACCCGCAGCGCCACGGCAACCACTACCTGTCCGTGCTGGGCCGGGTGGCGCCGGGCACCACGGTGGAGGCCGCCCAGGCGGACCTGAAGCGGGTGGCGGAGATTGTCGGGACGCCCGAGGCCGGGCAGAAGCGTCACGGCATCCGACTGACGGCCTGGCAGGACCACCTGACGTCCAACACGCGCGACGTGCTGTGGATGTTGTGGGCGGCGGTGGGCTTCGTGTTGCTCATCGCGTGCGCGAACGTGGCCAACCTCATGTTGGTGCGCACGCTGTCGCGGCAACGGGATGGCGCCATCCGCGCGGCGCTGGGCGCCAGCCGCCGCCGCCGGCTCCAGCAGTCCCTGGTGGAGAGCGTGCTCCTGTCCCTGCTCGGCGGGGTCATGGGTCTGGTGTTGGGGCTGTGGGGCATGGAGCTGGTGCGCACGCTGCTGCCGCACGCGCTGCTGCGCGTGGCACCCCTGGAAATCAACTTCACCGTCCTGGGCTTCAGCGCGCTGCTGTCGGTGGGCACGGGCCTGCTGTTCGGGCTCGCGCCCGCGCTGCACGCGACGGGCATGGACGTGCTGCCCATGCTGCGGCAGTCCGGAAGCGCGGTGGGCGCCCGCACCGGGCATCCCCTGCGCAGCGGGCTCGTCATGGTGCAGTTGGCGCTGGCGCTGGTGCTGACGGTGGGCACGGGGCTCATCGTGCGCTCGCTCTACAACGTCATGGCGGTGGACCCAGGCTTCGACGCGTCGGGCGCCGTCAGCGCGCAGTTGACCCTCTCCCCCGACAGCTACCGCGACGACGCGCGCAAGCGCGCCTTCGTGCAGGACGTCGCGGAGCGGATGAAGGCCCGGCCCGGCGTGGAGGCGGTGGGCTTCGTCAACGATGCCCCGCTGGGCGGCTCGGGCACGGACGGAGACTTCCAGTTGGAGGGCGACACGAACCCCTCCGGCGAACGGCGGCACACGGCGTTCCGCGTGGCCACGCCCGATTACTTCGCGGCGCTGCGCATCCAGGTGCGACAGGGCCGCGATTTCGGTCCCCAGGACAGTGAGAAGGGCGCCCCCGTCATCATCGTCAACGAGGCGTTCGTCCGGAAATACCTCGGGGGCGGAGAGGCCCTGGGCCGGCGGGTGCGCCTGGACTGGGATGACCACCAGCCGTTCCGGGACATCGTCGGCGTGGTGGAGGACGTCCGCCACGAAAGCCTCACCCGGCCCGCC
This genomic window from Myxococcus hansupus contains:
- the hmgA gene encoding homogentisate 1,2-dioxygenase, whose amino-acid sequence is MTTQSHSEVSPESALKTAPGAYLSGFGNEFATEAVPGALPQGQNSPQRTPYGLYAEQLSGSAFTAPRRENLRSWLYRLRPSAAHSAFQPLPQGPLRSGPFDEVPVSPNRLRWDPRPAPSTPTDFVDGLVTYAGNGDAGTGAGISIHLYGANRSMVDRVFFDADGELLLVPQAGRLRLVTELGLLELAPGEIGVVPRGVRFRVELPEGQAAGYVCENHGAHFRLPDLGPIGANGLANPRDFLTPVAAFEDVDRPTEVVQKFQGRLWAARYAHSPLDVVAWHGNLAPYKYELSRFNTVNTVSFDHPDPSIFTVLTSPSEVPGTANCDFVIFPPRWMVAEHTFRPPWFHRNVMSEFMGLVHGVYDAKAGGFAPGGASLHNCMSGHGPDKASYEQAVQADLKPHKIKDTLAFMFESRWVIRPTRLAMESPALQPDYDACWSGFQKAKLP
- the hppD gene encoding 4-hydroxyphenylpyruvate dioxygenase, with product MVDTAENPLGLNGFEFVEFTSPEPEVMVRLFERLGFTAYSKHPTKELIRYKQGGINLLINRETEGQAAEFRAAHGASASGMAFRVANARAAYEMALERGAKAADPERGSLGEGSYVLEGIGGSLLYLVDRHGAKGSLYDTWQELPGAEEAEAKNSVGLETLDHLTHNVRRGQMRTWSSFYSRIFGFSEQKYFDIKGQATGLFSQAMIAPDQAIRIPLNESQDDKSQIEEFIRQYKGEGIQHLALTTPDIYGTVEKLRARGVALQDTLDTYYDLVDKRVPNHGEDLTRMRKNRILIDGSEDEGLLLQIFTENLFGPIFFEIIQRKGNEGFGNGNFQALFESIELDQIRRGVIQVDPAS
- a CDS encoding ATP-binding protein — encoded protein: MILEMPAPAIIFWGHELIQLYNDGYAVIMGPRHPRYLGATYRECWPDTYPVIHPWMRKVLETGEIKQVEKTFFLLTRYGFNEEAYFTFDFSPLRDDEGNIAGILQVVFEVTDVVLGERRLATLRALAPRVDAVESPTTDAIRALADNVKDIPFSLIYHCDRTTQRLELTGTSGLDGMSREGAPLDLERITEAARQAMDSDAPVMLEPVQTLLGTRHFGFWPEPTETALALPLRRSSTDTLRGVVVLGISPRLRFDATYRQFFEDLARELATHLTVEQEKRAEREAFRGAQEARSQAEAEVARRAQAEAALRSSEERLRMALAAGQLGVVELQYASGVLTWDERALQHVGLPAGQAPTLQEATARIHRDDVERARRIIERALHPGAGATRLECRVQGWDGVERSLLAMVKTHFDAQGQPDRVVGALQDVTEQRSAELERERLATIVEQSTDFIGVGNEQGQALWVNEAGRRLLGMGRNEDATQYMLADFFLPEDRAYVAEHIAPQLLNGGRWEGEFRFRHFPTGAPIPAHYNTFALTDPTTRRQIGIATVSRDIREQKRLEAEREALLTRERAAREEAEEANRLKDEFLATVSHELRTPLTAVLGWVQMLRTGTLPQEKRERALATVERNARAQGQLIEDLLDVSRIMTGKLKLEVTSVDVSQVVEAALESMKPAAEAKGIRIQAALDSGGSIMGDTSRLQQVVWNLLSNAVKFTPKGGRVQVLVERRNSSVEITVADTGQGISAHFLPHVFERFRQADGSTTRKTGGLGLGLSIVRHLVELHGGTVSVASEGEGHGATFVVSLPQAVALRRELLVPPTLRAPLMEQDIPCPPQLVGLRLLVVDDEEDTRELLRSIIETCGGLVTTAGSAEEALAVMQRLSFDVLVSDVGMPLEDGYRFIARVRALPAEQGGSLPAVALTAYTRMEDRTRALLAGFTTHVPKPIEPVELMAVIASMANRRPPPKP
- a CDS encoding ABC transporter permease, with product MDSLRQDLRYAIRTLSRTPGFTLAAGLTLALVIGANTVLFSAIHAMVLRPLPFPAAETLVRIWCEQESVSHASVAPPELLGWREHAQGFSQLAGFGRTNLNRTGTEAPERVRANRVTTNFFSVLGVRPAQGRDFREEDAPSGGDVSVVLVGHGYWQRALGGAPDVVGRTLVLNDRSHTVVGVLPEDFSFPETAEDTDVWIPEWLDPQRHGNHYLSVLGRVAPGTTVEAAQADLKRVAEIVGTPEAGQKRHGIRLTAWQDHLTSNTRDVLWMLWAAVGFVLLIACANVANLMLVRTLSRQRDGAIRAALGASRRRRLQQSLVESVLLSLLGGVMGLVLGLWGMELVRTLLPHALLRVAPLEINFTVLGFSALLSVGTGLLFGLAPALHATGMDVLPMLRQSGSAVGARTGHPLRSGLVMVQLALALVLTVGTGLIVRSLYNVMAVDPGFDASGAVSAQLTLSPDSYRDDARKRAFVQDVAERMKARPGVEAVGFVNDAPLGGSGTDGDFQLEGDTNPSGERRHTAFRVATPDYFAALRIQVRQGRDFGPQDSEKGAPVIIVNEAFVRKYLGGGEALGRRVRLDWDDHQPFRDIVGVVEDVRHESLTRPAAPEAYLPYAQYPLHGLTLVMRGEDSASSALAALREAVKAVDAEQPLYALQPFSERVERVLLRPTGTARLLGAFAALAVLLAGVGVYGVLAYSVGQRTRELGIRLALGAHPLQVLRLVLGQGLRLTALGVGAGLLAALGCTRLMAATLYGVEPFAPDIFLGVAVALGGLSLLACLVPALRASRVSPSVSLRAE